The Dermacentor silvarum isolate Dsil-2018 chromosome 7, BIME_Dsil_1.4, whole genome shotgun sequence genomic sequence cagtttcaaaacaatgaatCTGTGCTGGGACAGGGAAAGGACAGTTGATCCTATCATCTGCTGTGGAAGCATTGTTTCATCACGTTTGAGAAATGTTGTGGCTTCTTCACACAACTTGCAAGTGTAGCTGCATTTTGTATGTTTCACTTTTGTTCCCTGAATTAACACAGTTAAGGCATATCTACACCACGGCTCCCACAGAAATGTAGTTTCTTCACTGTGATGTGTGCGCTGCTAGTACACTTAGTGAGCAGAAACTGTAGAAGCATTGGTGTGGCTTAGAAGGCAGTGCTTAGACCAGTTATGCTGTCAATTGCTGGAAGTGGCACCATGAAAATAGAGAAATAAACTACTCATGTACAgcagtttcaaaacaatgaatCTGTCCTGGGACAGGGAAAGGACAGTTGATCCTATCATCTGCTGTGGAAGCATTGTTTCATCACGTTTGAGAAATGTTGTGGCTTCTTCACACAACTTGCAAGTGTAGCTGCATTTTGTATGTTTCACTTTTGTTCCCTGAATTAACACAGTTAAGGCGTCTACAACAGTTGATTCCCCTTCACTCTCAGCAACCACTTCCTCCTTCCTTGCCATAGCgagcaggggccgtattctgaaaagttccacttcggcgatagttcacCTAGGCGATAGTCACGTTCAGTAAATCAACCGGCTACTTACCCGTGatgtcagcatgcactaccaacacgctcACTCGAACGCTTTGCAACACATGAGAGAGTGCACCGcgcgagtgcagagcggctcgggtgtTATTTTCGAACGTAACggccgcagtacgacacaggcaatgttcgtttattcaatatatgtcagGAGCACCCAATGACACCGTGACATCGAAATGACGTGAGCCGGAACTACTAGATGACGCAATTtattttccggttttgctcaaccagccaatcagcgcgcacctaaaggcgaactatcgccgaagtggaacttcagaatacggccccagaatcATGTGCTGCACAATGGCGCATCATTAACTTGCTAAGGTGTAAATACATGAAAATATATGAAGAAATGACAGGAATGGGAAGAGCGAAAGAGCAACAGGgcaggaaagttttttttttttttttttttttatgtcatctCGAGCCTTTGACATAATAACAACATGTAATGATGCATCATGCACTTTCCAGCCATCTCACTGTCTTGCCCTTCTGAGCAGCCATCTGCTGCTGCTCCTTACACGGAACCCATTGTACTTCCACTCAACCCTGCGCCACTTGCAAAATGAAACTGTCTGCTTAGGGCACTGTATACTAAGCTATGAGGTGCAACAGTAAGCGCACCTCTAATGTTAATTGACGGTGTTCTACATTCCAATGTTACCCGAGGGACATTGTAGTGGAAAGGCCAGGATAATTTGGGCCAGCTCGTGTTCTTCAGCATGCGCTGCAATCTTAGTATGCCAGTGCTACTTTATTTCACCTTTAAAAGAATGTGGCCATTGTAGCGTGGAATCAAATATGTGAATTTGTGCCGAGCAGCAAAACACCACAGATGCTCAGCCATCATAGCCGCTGAGTAATACATACACTGCACTTGCCACGCTACCATCAGCCCTTTAACTGCTACCCAGAAGGTAGATGATACCTCGTGTGGCTTCACTTTCGGTCGTTTGTACCGTGACACATTATTTTTCTGGGTCACTCTAACGGTGCATGGCTAATGTACAGCAAGATGTGTGTGGTGAAGCTTACAGTCTAAGCAGATGTCAAGCCTCCTTAACCTGTATTAGTGACTTTCCCGGTAAAGTGTGGTGTAATAAAACTCGAGCACTGCACCCCCGTGCAAGCATCGAAACTCACCATTGTAAGAGCTAAGGGCAGGACAATGGCTTGTAGCAGCCCAGCAAAGCGAAGACCCATCACGGCAGGCACGCTGGCATTCTGTTAAACGCAGGGCAAGAAACGAAAACCAGATGAAAACACCTGTGCCGGTATGGTATTTATAGTCACGCCGTTTACGCACCTTCTTGAAATGACCAAGATCGGCGCCGAAAACCACAAAGAGAGGGGATATGCATATTATGGCGAACACGCTGATGAACCTTTTCTTTATGGTGACCGGGTGATCCCTGCAAAGGTTGACAGAGAAGGTTTAGGATCGTGTTTGTGTCACACACTTCGCAACACGCGGGAAGGCAAGTGGAACGCGACCGCGCCCCACAAATAAATGTTCACCGCTACACAACCGCGATCCTAGGTCATTTCCTCGGCGTTTGTTGACCTTTCCCCAGAAAAGCCGGGTCCTGTCTTTAAGCGCTCCAGCTGGCCCGACAGCAACCGTGCAGGCACAGGCGACGGGACTTTGCACCCAAGTTATGATTATCATTGTTTGGAAGAGGACGTCGAGCTTACACTGCTTAAAATATGAAGTGCTTAAGTGACAGCAGGGCCCGATTCTCGCGAGCAGCCGTTCGGCTCCAACGGTGAACGGCATCGCCTACCTGTGATCCCGTGTCCTCCAGATATACAGACTGCCGACATACGTGAGCGCCAACATAAAGACCATAGTATGGCGCTGACGCAACTGCTTCCCGTATTCTCAGCAGAAACCATAATGTCATCATCGAAGCACAAGCCGACCTACTCGCTTGACTGACAGTCCATAGGAAAGGAAGCGGCCATACTGATTTTATGCGGTACTTGCCCGCCATCTAGTCTCAAGAGCCGTGCTCCGATTATGGCAAAAAAATTCAGTGTATTGCATTTGCCATAACGTTACATAATCTTTCAATGTAGCTTGCTTTGCAAATATCCTGCAAGCGGTAACTAGCTACCGCTGTCTTGTTAGGAATGCTGCAAATTTAGTAGCCGTCACTTCCGTACCGTCACTAGCAGAGAAAAGGCTGGTTTCGGTCTCGGCAACCCTGAGGCGACTGCGCACTGCGCTGTTAGTTTTTGTTTCATAAACGGTTCTTGCTGTTGACGGCTGCTCCGTGCGCGTGGTGCCGGCTGTCACTCGCGGCAAATTTCGCTCAAAGTTCTGTCGTGCACCTCGTCCTTTAATATACTGCGACGCCGCCGATTTCGCAGCAGTGAAAGTTATGGCGGGCAACTTTTGGCAGAGCTCGCAGTATCAGCAGTGGTTGCTCGACCGGCAGGACCTGCTGCGCGAGCGACACGGCGACCTGCAGGTCCTCAGCGAGGAAGAATACCACAAGCTCATGATCTTCTTCGCCAACTTCATCCAGGCACTGGGCGAGCAGCTCAAGGTGAAGCAACAGGTGATCGCCACGGCAACCGTTTACTTCAAGCGCTTTTATGTGCGCAACTCCCTGCGTTGCGTCGACCCGCTGCTAATGGCGCCCACCTGCATCTTCCTCGCCTCCAAAGTGGAAGAGTTCGGCGTCATCTCCAACAGCCGCCTGGTGACCACCTGCCAGACGGTGGTGAAGAACAAGTTCTCGCACGTGTTCCCGCAGGACTTTCCGTACCGCATCAACCACGTGCTCGAGTGCGAGTTCTACCTGCTCGAGATGATGGACTGCTGCCTGGTGCTGTACCACCCGTACCGGCCGCTGGTGCAGTACGTCCACGACA encodes the following:
- the LOC119457677 gene encoding cyclin-C, which gives rise to MAGNFWQSSQYQQWLLDRQDLLRERHGDLQVLSEEEYHKLMIFFANFIQALGEQLKVKQQVIATATVYFKRFYVRNSLRCVDPLLMAPTCIFLASKVEEFGVISNSRLVTTCQTVVKNKFSHVFPQDFPYRINHVLECEFYLLEMMDCCLVLYHPYRPLVQYVHDIGPEDSLLSMAWKVVNDSLRTDVCLLHPPHQIALACLHVACVILQRDCKHWFADLNVDMEKILEITRQVLGLYDTWRNMDEKKELPPILAKVPKPKTQPSRPPSQGPNDQSAAPQPS